CTCGCGCTGCGGCGTGCGCTGCTTCACGAGGTTCTCGATCTCGACGTAGATCTTCGGGTAGAGCACCGCGAACGAGAGGTCCTCGAGCTCCCACTTGATGGTCGAGATGCCGAGGCGATGCGCCAGCGGCGCGTAGATCTCGAGCGTCTCCTTCGCCTTGCGCTCGGCCGACGCCGACTCGACGAAGCCCCAGGTGCGCGCGTTGTGCAGGCGGTCGGCGAGCTTGATCACGAGGACGCGGATGTCCTTCGACATCGCCACGACCATCTTCCGCACCGTCTCGGCCTGCGCGCTGTCGCCGTACTTGAGCTTGTCGAGCTTCGTGACACCGTCCACGAGCATCGCGATCTCGTCGCCGAACTCGTGGCGGAGCATGTCGAGCGTGTACTCGGTGTCCTCGACGGTGTCGTGGAGGAGGGCGGCGGCCAGGGTCTTCGGCCCGATGCCGAGGTCGGCGAGGATCTGCGCGACCGCCACGGGGTGCGTGATGTACGGCTCGCCGCTCTTGCGCTTCTGCCCGTCGTGGGCCCGCTCGGCGACCGCGTACGCCCGCTCGATGAGGCTCATGTCGGCCTTGGGGTGGTGCAGACGCGCCGTGCGGATGAGCTGCTCCACGGCGCCCGCGGGCTGGGCCCGGGAGAAGAGGCGCGGCACCAGACGCCGGAGGGAAGCCGTGCTCGAGGTCGTCTCCGTCATCGTTCAGCCTCCCAGGCGTGTGCTGGAGACCAAATTATCACCGCGTCCGAGCGCTCCCGACCACGGCCGATGCGGCGGACGCGGGCCGGACGGCCCCAGCGGCGCGACGGACCGGGCCGTGCGGCGTCCCGCTGCGCCGGGCCGCCGGCCGGACGCCGCGGGCGGACACCGGGCGATCAGGCGACGCGGCCGTCCGCGCCCTCGTCGGTGACGACGTCGCCGCCCATCTGCGACCACGCGTGCATGCCGCCCGTGACGTTCGACGCGGCGAAGCCGCCGCGGATGAGCGCCTGCGTCGCGATCGACGAGCGGTGGCCGGAGCGGCACACCACCGCGATGTGCTGGTCGGTCGGGATCTCCCCGGCGCGGGCCTCGAGCTCGCCCATGGGGATGTGGTGGGCGACGGCCGAGTGGCCGGCCTCCCACTCGTCGTCCTCGCGGACGTCGAGGAGCCAGGACTCGCCCGTGGCGGTGCGGGCCTTGGCCGTGGCGGCGTCGAGCTCCTCGGGGACGCCTGCTCCGTTCATGCTGCTCATGCCTCCACCGTACTGACGGCGCGCTCGGCCTGGGCACGGCTCGCGGCCGTGGCCGCCAGCGCATCGCCCCTCTTGACCTTCGGCTCGCCCTCACGGAGGTGCGCGTACAGCGGCGCGGCGATGAAGATCGTCGAGTAGGTGCCCACGATGATGCCGATGAACAGCGACAGGGCGATGTCGCGCAGCGTGCCGGCCCCGAGGACCACGGCGCCGATGAAGAGGATCGAGCCGACCGGCAGGATCGCGACGATCGAGGTGTTGATGGAGCGGACCAGGGTCTGGTTGACCGCGAGGTTGACCGACTGCGCGAACGTGCGCCGCGACTCCTGCCCGTCCTCCGCCGTGTTCTCCCGGATCTTGTCGAACACCACGACCGTGTCGTAGAGCGAGTACCCGAGGATCGTCAGGAAGCCGATGACGGCCGCCGGCGTGACCTCGAAGCCCGTGATGCCGTAGATGCCGGCGGTGAGCACGAGGTCGTGGAGCAGGGCCACGATCGCCGCGACCGACATCTTCCACGTGCGGAAGTAGACCGACATGACGACCGCCGCCAGCGCGAGGAACACCACGAGGCCCCAGAGCGCCTGGCGGGTGATGTCCTGGCCCCACGACGGGCCGATGAACGACTCGGTGACGCTCGACGTCTCGACCCCGTAGGCCGTGGCCAGCGCCTGGCGGACCGCGGTGCTGTCCTCGGGCTGCAGCTGGTCGGTCTGCACGCGGACGCCGTCGGAGCCGACGGACGACACGCGCGCCGGGACGGGAGTCACGGTGGCCACGGCGTCGCTCGCGATGTCCTGCGACTGGGACTGCACCCCGCTCACGGTGTACTCGGATCCGCCGGTGAACTCGATGCCGAACGTGAAGCCGCCACGCAGCAGCGGGCCGAGGATCGAGACGAGGATGCAGATCGCGGCGATGCCGTACCAGAGGCGGCGGCGCCCGACGATGTCGAACGAGCGCTTGCCCGTGTAGAGGTCGTTGCCGAACTCGGAGAAGCCAGCCATCAGTCGTCCCTGCTCGTGTCGTCGGGTCGCGGCGCGTCGATCGTCGCGGTCGAGGTGGATCCGGTGGTCGACCCCTGCGCGGCCTTGCGCTCCGCGATGGTCTGCCGGCGTGCGGCCTCCTTCGCCGCGGCGGCGTTGCGGCCCGTGCTGGCGGCAGGCGTGCGGAAGGTGGCGCGGCCGCGGTAGACCGCGCCGAGCGCCCGCGGGTCGAGCCCGCTCATGCGGTGGCCCTCGGCGAAGAAGCGCCGCTCGGCCAGCAGCTGCAGGATCGGGTGGGTGAAGAGCGAGACCACGATGAGGTCGATGATCGTCGTGAGGCCGAGCGTGAGCGCGAAGCCCTTCACGTTGCCCACCGCGAGGATGAACAGCACGGCCGCCGCGAGGAAGTTGACCGTGTCGGACGCGATGATCGTGCGCAGCGCGCGCTTCCAGCCCTGCTCCACGGACGAGACGAGGCCGCGGCCGTCGCGGAGCTCGTCCTTGATGCGCTCGAAGTAGACGATGAACGAGTCCGCCGTGATGCCGATGGCCACGATGAGGCCCGCCACCCCGGCGAGCGACAGCCGGTACCCCTCCCGCCAGCTGAGGAGCGTGATGAGGAGGTACGTGATCACCGCGGCGATGACCAGGGACGCGACGGTCACCAGGCCGAGCGCCCGGTACTGCACGAGCGAGTAGAGCACCACCAGCGCGAGCCCGATGAGGCCCGCGATGAGGCCGCTGGTGAGCTGCGAGGAGCCGAGCGTCGCCGAGATGACGTCGGAGCTCTGCAGGGTGAAGCTGAGCGGCAGGGCGCCGAACTTGAGCTGGTCGGCCAGGGCCTTCGCGCTCTCCTGCGTGAAGTTGCCGGTGATGGAGGGCTTGCCGTTCGTGACGACGCCCTGCGTGACCGGCGCCGAGATCACGTCGTTGTCGAGCACGAACGCGAACTGGTTGCGCGGCGACTCGAGCGTGATGAGGCGGGTCGACATGTCGCCGAACTGCTTGGTACCGTCGCCGTCGAAGACGAGGTTGACCGACCACGTGCCGGTGCTGACGCCCTGGCTGGACTGCTGCAGGCCGCTGGTGGCGTCGGAGATGGTGCTGCCGTCGACCTCGACCGGACCGAGCAGGTACTTCGCGGCGCCGTCGTCGGCGCACGCGATGATCGCGCGGTCGGCGGGGGCGGCCTGGCCGTCGCTCTCCGGGGCGGTGGCGCAGTCGTACGCCGCGAACTCGGCCTGCAGGCGGGGCGTCGCCCACGAGAGGTCGCTGGGGCCGGTGGGCTCCGCGGTGGGCTCGTCGGAGAGGGTCGCGGGATCCGGCGTCGCCTCGGCGGCGGGGGTCTCGGCGGCCGGGGTCGATCCGTCGGTCGGCGTCGTGCCGTCCGCGGGTGCCGAGCCGTCGGTGGGGGTCGGCGTCGGGGTCGGGCCGACCGAGGCCGTGCCCGCCGCGCCCACGAGCACGGGCCGCAGCTCGAGCTTCGCGGACGACTGCAGGCGCTGCATGGTGGCCGCGTCGGGCTCACCCGGCAGGCTCACGACGATGTTGCTGCCGCCCTGCGTGGTGATCTCGGCCTCGCTGACGCCGCTGGCGTCGACGCGCTGGCGGATGATCGACACGGCCTGCGCGAGCTGCTCGCTCGTCGGCCCCGAGGACGCGCCGTCGAGCTGCGGGGCGAGGATGATCTGCGTGCCGCCCTCGAGGTCCAGCGCGAGCTTCGGGCTCCAGGACCCGTTGCTGAACGCGACGCTCGCGGCGTTGCCGCCGGCCAGGAGGCCGATGATGACGAGCAGCCAGACGAGCTTGCGCCGGGCCTTGCGTACCGGTGTGGGCGACTTGGCCACCTGGACACTCGACTTTCTTCACGGTGCGCCGGCGTGATCCGCGCGGCTCCCCGGATGGAGGGTGGGATCGGTCCGGGCGCGGTGACGCCCGGGAGGGGCGGGCGGCCGTGGCCGCCCGCCCGGTGGATCAGGAGCGGGCGGCGGGGCCGTCGCCGTCGTCGAGTCGACGCGCGGAGTCCGGCGTGCCGGTCTCGTCGACCACGTCGGCGGCCGGGGCGTCGTCCACGAGCGCGCTCGCGTCGTCGGCGACGGCGACCGTGGGCTCGACGACGCGCGCGATCGTCTGGCGGTGGAGCTTCAGCACCGTGCCGGGCGACACCTCGAGGTACGCGAGGTTGTTCTCCTCGTCGAAGGAGACGAGCGTGCCGTAGATGCCGGAGGCCGTCATGACCTCGGCACCGGGGACCATCTGGGTCTGCAGCTCGGCGAGGTCCTTCTGGCGCTTCCGGCTGTTGCGGAACATGAAGAAGATGAGGAGCGCCAGGACGGCGAACATGATCAGGGTGAACGGGTCCATGCGGGACGGGCCTTTCAGGTGCTGGGGTGTGACGGACGCGACGAACCGGCGACGTTCCGCGGGAGGCCAGCTTGAATCATAGGCCATCGTCGAACAGGGCCTCGGCGGCCGCACCCGGCGCAGAGGGGCGGGCGGGTGCCCCCGGGACGGGCGGCGGCTCGAGCCCGAAGTGCCGCCAGGCGGCGGGCGTCGCGACGCGACCCCGCGGGGTCCGCGTCACCAGACCGATGCGCACGAGGAACGGCTCGACGACCGACTCGATCGTCTCCGCCTCCTCCCCCACGGAGACCGCGAGGGTGTTGAGCCCGACGGGGCCCCCGCCGAAGCGCGTGAGTATGCCGCGCATGACGGCGCGGTCGAGGCGGTCGAGGCCGAGGGGATCCACGTCGTAGAGGTCGAGCGCGGCGCGGACGGAGTCGACGCCGGCCTCCGTCCCGTGGACGAGCGCGTAGTCGCGCACCCGGCGCAGGAGCCGGTTGGCGATGCGCGGCGTCCCGCGGCAGCGGCCGGCGATCTCCGCGACGGCCTCGTGCTCGATCTCCAGGTGCAGCATGCGCGCCGCCCGCTCGATGACCTGCTCGAGCTCGTGCGTCTCGTAGAACTCGAGGTGCGCGGTGAAGCCGAAGCGGTCGCGCAGCGGACTCGGCAGCATGCCCGAGCGCGTGGTCGCGCCCACGAGGGTGAACGGGGAGAGCTCCAGCGGGATGGAGGTCGCACCCGCGCCCTTGCCGACCATGATGTCGATCCGGAAGTCCTCCATCGCGAGGTACAGCATCTCCTCGGCGGAGCGGGCCATGCGGTGGATCTCGTCGACGAAGAGGATCTCGCCGGGCACGAGCGCGGACAGCACCGCCGCGAGGTCGCCCGCGTGCTGGATGGCCGGGCCGCTCGTGAGGCGCAGCGGCCGGCGGCTCTCCTCCGCGACGATCATCGCGAGCGTGGTCTTGCCGAGGCCGGGCGGGCCCGCGAGCAGGATGTGGTCGGGCGAGCGGTTCTGCATGGCGGCGGCCGTGAGCAGCAGCTCCAGCTGGCCGCGCACCTTGACCTGCCCGACGAACTCGGAGAGCGACCTCGGGCGCAGCGCGCCCTCGAAGGCGAGCTCGGCGTCGGACTCGGGGACGGGGCTCGACACGTCGCCGTGCTCGAGCGCGCTCACCGGTCGGCCGCCGCGACCGACGTGGAGGCGCCCTGCGGCTGCTGCGGCCCGAGGATCCCGAGCGCGACGCGCAGGAGGCGCGGCATGTCCGCGGGCGCGCCCTGCTCCTCGGTCGACGCGACCGCGTCGTCGACCGCCGTGCGGGCGACGCGCTCGGACCAGCCGAGCCCCACGAGGGCCGTGACGACGTCCGTCGTGATGGAGGCGGGCGCGGACGAGGCCGGGCGCGTGCGCGGCTGGGTGACGAACAGCTTGCCCGCGAGCTGCAGGACGATGAGCTTCGCGGTCTTCGGACCGATGCCCGACACGCGGCGGAAGGCGGCGTCGTCCTCGATCGCGACGGCATGCGCCATGGCCTCGGGATCCAGGTGCTCGAGCACCGCGAGGGCCGACTTCGGTCCGACGCCCGTGACGCCGCAGAGCAGCTCGAAGGCGCGCAGCTCGTCCGGGCCGGGGAACCCGAAGAGGGTGAGCGAGTCCTCGCGGACCACGAGGGACGTGAGGACGGTGGCCTCGGATCCGTGCCGCAGCTCGAGCGCGTGCCGGGGCGTCACCTGGACGCCGTAGCCCACCCCGTGCACCTCCAGCAGGAGGGCCTGACCGGAGACGGACAGCACGGTGCCGCGGAGGGAGGAGATCACCACCCAACCCTACGAGCTAGCGCCGACCCCGCTGCGCACGCTCGGCCGCGATCCACGCGGCCTGCGCGGTGGTGGGCCCCGCGGCGGCGGGCGCGCCGGCGGCGGTCGGCCGTGGCGCCGGCGCCGGCGTCCCCGCGATGCCCGCGCGCGACATCCCGGCCCGCCAGCCGGCGCAGATCGCGAGGGCCAGCGCGTCGGAGGCGTCGGCGGGCGTCGGCAGCTCGTCGAGGCCGAGGATCCGCGCGACCATCGTCGCGACCTGCTTCTTGTCGGCCTGGCCGTACCCGGTCACGGCGGCCTTGACCTCGCTCGGCGTGTGCATGGCGACGTCGAGCCCGCGGCGCGCGGCGCCCACGAGCGCGACCCCCGTGATCTGCGCCACGCCCATGACGGTCGAGAGGTTGTCCTGCGCGAACACGCGCTCGATGGCGACCACGGACGGCCGGTGCCGGTCGACCAGCTCCTCGATGCCGTCCCCCACCGCGAGCAGGCGGTGGTGCAGCTCGTCCGTCGGGCTGGTGCGCACCACCTGGACGTCGACGATGCGCGCCGTCCGGTCGGCGAAGACGTCGACCACCCCGACGCCGCAGCGGGTCAGGCCGGGGTCGATCCCGAGGATCCGCACGGACGCGCCGCTGCCGCCCGCGCCGCTCCCCCTGGCACCGGCGATGAGGGCCTACTCCTCGTCGTCGTCGAGCGCGGCCTGCACGTCGGCGGGCACGTCGCTGTTGACGTAGATGTTCTGGACGTCGTCCAGGTCCTCCATGGCGTCGACGAGCTTGTTGACCTTGCGCGCGGTCTCGAGGTCGACCTCGACCTTGACCTGCGGCACGAACTCGACGTCGGCGGAGTCGTAGTCGATGCCCGCCTCCTGGAGCGCCTGGCGGACGGCGACCATGTCGCTCGGCTCGCACTGGATCTCGAAGACCTCGCCGTGGTCGGTGACCTCCTCGGCGCCCGCGTCGAGGACCGCGGCGAGGACGTCGTCCTCGGTCGGGGTCTCCGCGTGCGGCACCGCGAGGACGCCCTTGCGGTGGAAGTTGTAGGCGACGCTGCCCGGGTCGGCCATGGTGCCGCCGTTGCGGCTCATGGCCGTGCGGACCTCGGCGGCCGCGCGGTTCTTGTTGTCCGTGAGGCACTCGACGAGCATCGCGACCCCGTTGGCGGCATAGCCCTCGTACATGATCGTCTGGTAGTCGACGACCTCGCCGAGCAGGCCGGCCCCGCGCTTGACCGCGCGGTCGATGTTGTCGTTCGGGACGCTGGTCTTCTTCGCCTTCTGCACCGCGTCGACCAGGGTCGGGTTGCCCGACATGTCGGCGCCGCCGATCTTGGCCGCGACCTCGATGTTCTTGATCAGCTTCGCGAACGACTTGGCGCGCCGCGAGTCGATGATCGCCTTCTTGTGCTTCGTGGTCGCCCACTTGGAATGTCCGGACACGGGTGGTTCTCCTTACGCGGCGTCTGCTCGCTGTCAATGATGGACCATCGGGGCCTCCCGCCGAGGGACCCGGCTGGTCAGAGGGTGCGGCCCGCCCGCTCGACCATGTCGAGGAAGAGGCGGTGGAACCGGAGGTCGCCCGTGACCTCCGGGTGGAACGAGGTGCCGAGGAGCGCGCCCTGCCGGACGGCCACCACGCGGCCGTCGTCGAGCGTCGCGAGCGCCGAGGCGGCGGCTCCGACCGACGCCACCACGGGCGCGCGGATGAAGACGGCGTGCACGGGCGGGTCCCCGAGCTCCGGCACGTCGAGGTCCACCTCGAACGACGCCGTCTGCGACCCGAACGCGTTGCGCCGCACGGAGACGTCGAGCCCGCCGATGCTCCGCTGCCCGTGGATCGCGTCGACGATCTCGTCGGCCAGCATGATGAGGCCGGCGCAGGTGCCGTAGACGGGAAGCCCGTCATCGATGGCCGCGCGGAGCGGCTCGGCGACCCCGAATTGCCGCGACAGCTTGTCCATCACCGTGGACTCTCCGCCCGGGATCACGAGACCGGAGATGCCCGGGAGGTCCTTCGGCTGCCGGACGAGCCGCGTCCGGGCGCCGAAGCCCTCGAGCACGCGCACGTGCTCGCGCACGTCCCCCTGGAGGGCGAGGACGCCGACGACGGGGCCGTCGCCGTGCGGTGCCGCCGTGCTACCAGCCACGCTCGGCGAGGCGGTGCGGGGCGGGGACGTCGGCGACGTTGATCCCGACCATGGCCTCGCCCAGCCCGCGCGACGCCTGGGCGATCGCGTCGGGGTCCTGGTAGAGCGCGGTCGCCGTGACGACGGCCTTCGCGCGCGCGACCGGGTTGCCCGACTTGAAGATGCCGGATCCGACGAACACGCCGTCGGCGCCGAGCTGCATCATCATCGCGGCGTCGGCCGGGGTGGCCACGCCGCCCGCGGTGAAGAGGACGACGGGCAGCTGCCCGGTCGTCGCGACCTCGAGCACCAGGTCGTACGGCGCCTGCAGCTCCTTCGCGGCGACGTAGATCTCGTCGTGCGTGAGGGCGCTGAGCGCACGGATCTCGGACTTGATGGTGCGGATGTGCTTGGTGGCCTCGGAGACGTCTCCCGTGCCGGCCTCGCCCTTGGAGCGGATCATGGCCGCGCCCTCGGTGATGCGGCGGAGCGCCTCGCCCAGCGTCGTGGCGCCGCAGACGAAGGGGACGGTGAAGCCCCACTTGTCGATGTGGTTGACGTAGTCGGCCGGGCTCAGCACCTCGGACTCGTCGATGTAGTCGACCTCGAGGGACTGCAGCACCTGGGCCTCGACGAAGTGGCCGATGCGCGCCTTCGCCATGACGGGGATGGAGACCTCAGCCTTGATCTGGTCGATGAGGTCGGGGTCGCTCATGCGGGCGACGCCGCCCTGCGAGCGGATGTCGGCGGGGACGCGCTCGAGCGCCATGACGGCGACGGCGCCGGCGTCCTCCGCGATGCGCGCCTGCTCGGCGTTGACGACGTCCATGATGACGCCGCCCTTGAGCATCTCCGCGAGTCCGCGCTTGACGCGGCTCGAGCCGACCTGTCCGGGGGTGTTGATGTCAGTCATTGTGATCCCTATCCTATTCGCCCGCCGGGGCGGGCCAGGCTGCTGCGATGGATGCACGGACGTCGCCCAGCAGCTGCGGCAGCGCCTTGGTCTTCGCGATGATCGGCAGGAAGTTCGCGTCCTGCCCCCACCTCGGCACGATGTGCTGGTGCAGGTGCTCGGCGATGCCGGCGCCCGCGACCTGCCCCTGGTTCATCCCGATGTTGTAGCCGTCGTTCCGCGAGACCTCGCGGACGACGCGCATCGCGGTCTGCGTGAGGGAGCCGATCTCGGCCACCTCCTCCGGGCTCGCCAGGTCGTAGGTCGCGATGTGCCGGTAGGGGCAGACGAGCAGGTGCCCGCTGTTGTAGGGGAAGAGGTTCAGCAGCACGAAGGCGTGCTCCCCGCGCGCGACGATGAGCGAGTCCTCGTCCGACATCGACGGCGCGATGCAGAACGGGCACTCGTCGCGGTCCGGCTGCTGGCCCTTCTGGATGTAGACCATCCGGTGCGGGGTCCAGAGCCGCTGGAACTCGTCCGGCACGCCCGCGAGGTGTCCGGCGTCGTCGACGCGCGCGCCGCCGAGGTCGTCCTCTCCCCCGGGCTCGTGGTCCGACAGGGTCAGACGGGCCACGCGGTCACCACCTGCTCGCGGCGCGCGATGGCGCCCGTGATGCGCTCGACCGCCTCGTCGACGGGCACGCCGTTGACCTGCGTGCCGTCGCGGAAGCGGAAGCTCACGGATCCCGCGGCGCGGTCGTCCTCGCCGGCGATGAGCTGGTACGGCACGCGGAGCTTGGTGTGCGTGCGGATCTTCTTGGGCATGCGGTCGTCGGAGGTGTCGAGCTGCGTGCGCACGCCCGCCGCCCGGAGCCGGTCGAGGACGCCGCCGAGGTACTCCTCGTAGTCCTCGGCCACGGGGATGCCGACCACCTGCACGGGCGACAGCCACACCGGGAACGCGCCCGCGTAGTGCTCCGTGAGCACGCCGAAGAAGCGCTCGATGGACCCGAACAGCGCCCGGTGGATCATGACCGGCTGCTTGCGCGTGCCGTCGTTCGCCGTGTACTCCAGGCCGAAGCGCTCGGGCAGGTTGAAGTCGAGCTGG
This is a stretch of genomic DNA from Clavibacter zhangzhiyongii. It encodes these proteins:
- a CDS encoding rhodanese-like domain-containing protein, yielding MSSMNGAGVPEELDAATAKARTATGESWLLDVREDDEWEAGHSAVAHHIPMGELEARAGEIPTDQHIAVVCRSGHRSSIATQALIRGGFAASNVTGGMHAWSQMGGDVVTDEGADGRVA
- the ruvC gene encoding crossover junction endodeoxyribonuclease RuvC → MRILGIDPGLTRCGVGVVDVFADRTARIVDVQVVRTSPTDELHHRLLAVGDGIEELVDRHRPSVVAIERVFAQDNLSTVMGVAQITGVALVGAARRGLDVAMHTPSEVKAAVTGYGQADKKQVATMVARILGLDELPTPADASDALALAICAGWRAGMSRAGIAGTPAPAPRPTAAGAPAAAGPTTAQAAWIAAERAQRGRR
- the secF gene encoding protein translocase subunit SecF; translated protein: MAGFSEFGNDLYTGKRSFDIVGRRRLWYGIAAICILVSILGPLLRGGFTFGIEFTGGSEYTVSGVQSQSQDIASDAVATVTPVPARVSSVGSDGVRVQTDQLQPEDSTAVRQALATAYGVETSSVTESFIGPSWGQDITRQALWGLVVFLALAAVVMSVYFRTWKMSVAAIVALLHDLVLTAGIYGITGFEVTPAAVIGFLTILGYSLYDTVVVFDKIRENTAEDGQESRRTFAQSVNLAVNQTLVRSINTSIVAILPVGSILFIGAVVLGAGTLRDIALSLFIGIIVGTYSTIFIAAPLYAHLREGEPKVKRGDALAATAASRAQAERAVSTVEA
- the yajC gene encoding preprotein translocase subunit YajC; the protein is MDPFTLIMFAVLALLIFFMFRNSRKRQKDLAELQTQMVPGAEVMTASGIYGTLVSFDEENNLAYLEVSPGTVLKLHRQTIARVVEPTVAVADDASALVDDAPAADVVDETGTPDSARRLDDGDGPAARS
- the pdxT gene encoding pyridoxal 5'-phosphate synthase glutaminase subunit PdxT translates to MAGSTAAPHGDGPVVGVLALQGDVREHVRVLEGFGARTRLVRQPKDLPGISGLVIPGGESTVMDKLSRQFGVAEPLRAAIDDGLPVYGTCAGLIMLADEIVDAIHGQRSIGGLDVSVRRNAFGSQTASFEVDLDVPELGDPPVHAVFIRAPVVASVGAAASALATLDDGRVVAVRQGALLGTSFHPEVTGDLRFHRLFLDMVERAGRTL
- a CDS encoding YebC/PmpR family DNA-binding transcriptional regulator, which translates into the protein MSGHSKWATTKHKKAIIDSRRAKSFAKLIKNIEVAAKIGGADMSGNPTLVDAVQKAKKTSVPNDNIDRAVKRGAGLLGEVVDYQTIMYEGYAANGVAMLVECLTDNKNRAAAEVRTAMSRNGGTMADPGSVAYNFHRKGVLAVPHAETPTEDDVLAAVLDAGAEEVTDHGEVFEIQCEPSDMVAVRQALQEAGIDYDSADVEFVPQVKVEVDLETARKVNKLVDAMEDLDDVQNIYVNSDVPADVQAALDDDEE
- the ruvB gene encoding Holliday junction branch migration DNA helicase RuvB, which translates into the protein MSALEHGDVSSPVPESDAELAFEGALRPRSLSEFVGQVKVRGQLELLLTAAAMQNRSPDHILLAGPPGLGKTTLAMIVAEESRRPLRLTSGPAIQHAGDLAAVLSALVPGEILFVDEIHRMARSAEEMLYLAMEDFRIDIMVGKGAGATSIPLELSPFTLVGATTRSGMLPSPLRDRFGFTAHLEFYETHELEQVIERAARMLHLEIEHEAVAEIAGRCRGTPRIANRLLRRVRDYALVHGTEAGVDSVRAALDLYDVDPLGLDRLDRAVMRGILTRFGGGPVGLNTLAVSVGEEAETIESVVEPFLVRIGLVTRTPRGRVATPAAWRHFGLEPPPVPGAPARPSAPGAAAEALFDDGL
- the secD gene encoding protein translocase subunit SecD — translated: MAKSPTPVRKARRKLVWLLVIIGLLAGGNAASVAFSNGSWSPKLALDLEGGTQIILAPQLDGASSGPTSEQLAQAVSIIRQRVDASGVSEAEITTQGGSNIVVSLPGEPDAATMQRLQSSAKLELRPVLVGAAGTASVGPTPTPTPTDGSAPADGTTPTDGSTPAAETPAAEATPDPATLSDEPTAEPTGPSDLSWATPRLQAEFAAYDCATAPESDGQAAPADRAIIACADDGAAKYLLGPVEVDGSTISDATSGLQQSSQGVSTGTWSVNLVFDGDGTKQFGDMSTRLITLESPRNQFAFVLDNDVISAPVTQGVVTNGKPSITGNFTQESAKALADQLKFGALPLSFTLQSSDVISATLGSSQLTSGLIAGLIGLALVVLYSLVQYRALGLVTVASLVIAAVITYLLITLLSWREGYRLSLAGVAGLIVAIGITADSFIVYFERIKDELRDGRGLVSSVEQGWKRALRTIIASDTVNFLAAAVLFILAVGNVKGFALTLGLTTIIDLIVVSLFTHPILQLLAERRFFAEGHRMSGLDPRALGAVYRGRATFRTPAASTGRNAAAAKEAARRQTIAERKAAQGSTTGSTSTATIDAPRPDDTSRDD
- the pdxS gene encoding pyridoxal 5'-phosphate synthase lyase subunit PdxS — protein: MTDINTPGQVGSSRVKRGLAEMLKGGVIMDVVNAEQARIAEDAGAVAVMALERVPADIRSQGGVARMSDPDLIDQIKAEVSIPVMAKARIGHFVEAQVLQSLEVDYIDESEVLSPADYVNHIDKWGFTVPFVCGATTLGEALRRITEGAAMIRSKGEAGTGDVSEATKHIRTIKSEIRALSALTHDEIYVAAKELQAPYDLVLEVATTGQLPVVLFTAGGVATPADAAMMMQLGADGVFVGSGIFKSGNPVARAKAVVTATALYQDPDAIAQASRGLGEAMVGINVADVPAPHRLAERGW
- the ruvA gene encoding Holliday junction branch migration protein RuvA, translated to MISSLRGTVLSVSGQALLLEVHGVGYGVQVTPRHALELRHGSEATVLTSLVVREDSLTLFGFPGPDELRAFELLCGVTGVGPKSALAVLEHLDPEAMAHAVAIEDDAAFRRVSGIGPKTAKLIVLQLAGKLFVTQPRTRPASSAPASITTDVVTALVGLGWSERVARTAVDDAVASTEEQGAPADMPRLLRVALGILGPQQPQGASTSVAAADR
- a CDS encoding HIT family protein, which gives rise to MSDHEPGGEDDLGGARVDDAGHLAGVPDEFQRLWTPHRMVYIQKGQQPDRDECPFCIAPSMSDEDSLIVARGEHAFVLLNLFPYNSGHLLVCPYRHIATYDLASPEEVAEIGSLTQTAMRVVREVSRNDGYNIGMNQGQVAGAGIAEHLHQHIVPRWGQDANFLPIIAKTKALPQLLGDVRASIAAAWPAPAGE